A part of Setaria viridis chromosome 8, Setaria_viridis_v4.0, whole genome shotgun sequence genomic DNA contains:
- the LOC117866343 gene encoding pentatricopeptide repeat-containing protein At4g18975, chloroplastic, with translation MLGHLRRSLRALHRLPASGHAACDPVPLHRFLSSQIEHATRDFSTSKNVAGGRAYQQKELEPTTPAKDSDIIIKRVQKSTRELEQGPVGKKLASAEKRKFLVNTLLGLKDSREVVYGTLDAWVAFEQDFPLASLKQALSALEKEQQWHRIVQVIKWMLSKGQGNTMRTYEQLVCALEKDNRAEEAHKIWQKKIAHDLHSVPWRFCHLMLAIYYRNNRLERLVKLFKELEACGRKPPSKDIIRKVEDAYEMLGLLEEKEMLLQKYKDLYNRPSRDDQRRGSKSKKTELDKTDADGSMQSKMVTSENHQDHCCPSDKESAVTVQS, from the exons atgctcgGGCATCTCCGACGATCCCTCCGCGCTCTTCACCGCCTACCCGCCAGCGGCCACGCAGCCTGCGACCCCGTTCCCCTCCACCG GTTCTTGAGTTCGCAGATAGAG CATGCTACTAGAGATTTCTCGACTTCCAAAAATGTTGCTGGAGGCCGAGCATATCAGCAAAAGGAGTTAGAACCAACTACGCCTGCAAAG GACTCTGATATAATAATCAAACGCGTACAAAAGAGCACAAGGGAATTGGAACAAGGGCCTGTTGGAAAAAAATTGGCTTCGGCAGAGAAAAGGAAATTTCTTGTCAACACT CTCCTTGGCCTCAAAGATTCAAGAGAAGTTGTTTACGGCACCCTTGATGCTTGGGTTGCCTTTGAGCAGGATTTTCCTCTGGCGTCACTAAAGCAAGCACTTTCAGCTCTCGAAAAGGAGCAACAATGGCATAGAATTGTCCAG GTGATAAAATGGATGCTAAGCAAAGGGCAAGGAAATACAATGAGAACTTATGAGCAATTAGTGTGTGCACTTGAGAAGGATAATAGAGCTGAGGAAGCACATAAAATCTGGCAGAAGAAAATAGCCCATGACCTCCATTCAGTTCCTTGGCGTTTCTGCCATCTTATGCTGGCTATCTATTATAGAAATAATAGGCTAGAAAGGCTTGTGAAG CTCTTCAAAGAACTAGAAGCATGTGGTCGTAAACCTCCAAGCAAAGATATTATACGGAAAGTTGAAGATGCATACGAAATGCTTGGACTActagaagaaaaggaaatgttGCTTCAAAAATACAAGGATTTATACAACAGGCCATCTCGAGATGATCAAAGGAGAGGCTCCAAATCCAAAAAGACTGAGTTGGATAAAACAGACG CTGATGGAAGCATGCAAAGCAAGATGGTAACATCTGAAAATCATCAAGATCACTGTTGCCCTTCAGATAAGGAATCAGCTGTGACCGTTCAGTCATGA
- the LOC117833351 gene encoding probable galacturonosyltransferase 7 isoform X1, which produces MKKGHQLQQQHSSPLSLPPPNKRRCSGLAAAVPALVVCSILLPLVFLLGLHRPGPGYGSEERAAVVISTELASFGARSNKQHLENGGAMKHELLKDVSKKASSGSNGISAEMSPRSKSKNHAIKSKAKLKGVLYLVKLNNDTFKSNGPDMLKRYQRKDLSWRSKESKTVLRHDTVVNGKENHGQETVHEGNPKSCEHEYGSYCLWSTEHREVMKDAIVKRLKDQLFIARAHYPSIAKIKQHERFTRELKQSIQEHERMLSDTITDADLPPIFTEKLEKMENTIERTKSCEVGCSNVERKLRQLLDITEDEAYFHTRQSAFLYHLGVQTMPKTHHCLNMRLTLEYFKSRSIHTDQLNKQMLESPTFQHYVIFSRNVLAVSTTINSTVLNSQDSGSIVFHLFTDAQNFYAMKHWFDRNSYLEATVHVTNIEDHLKFPKHEDSLEMQQLWPSEEFRVTIHNYSESSQRQMKTEYISVFGHSHFLLPDLLHSLNRVVVLDDDLIVQKDLSSLWNLDMDGKVVGAVQFCGVTLGQLRAYIAEHSFNSDACVWLSGLNVIELEKWRDLRVTSLYHQSLQKLQKENLTSKQLKALPVSILAFQDLIYPLEDSWVQSGLGHDYGISRDDIEKAPTLHYNGVMKPWLDLGIHNYKSYWRKYMTTGEKFMMECNIH; this is translated from the exons ATGAAGAAGGGGcaccagctgcagcagcagcattccTCTCCcctgtcgctgccgccgcccaatAAGCGCCGCTGCAgcggcctggccgccgccgtgccggcgcTCGTCGTCTGCTCCATCCTGCTCCcgctcgtcttcctcctcggccTCCACCGCCCCGGTCCCG GCTATGGATCGGAGGAGCGCGCTGCGGTCGTCATCAGCACC GAGCTGGCCAGTTTTGGGGCGCGTAGTAACAAGCAGCATCTGGAGAATGGGGGCGCCATGAAGCACGAGCTGCTCAAG GATGTTTCCAAAAAGGCGTCGTCTGGATCCAACGGGATTTCAGCTGAGATGTCTCCTAGATCAAAGTCTAAGAATCATGCTATCAAATCAAAAGCAAAGCTCAAGGGTGTTTTGTATTTAGTTAAGCTAAATAATGACACCTTCAAAAGCAATG GACCTGATATGCTGAAAAGATATCAAAGGAAGGACCTGTCCTGGAGATCAAAG GAATCTAAAACTGTTTTGCGACATGATACTGTTGTTAATGGGAAAGAGAACCATGGTCAAGAGACAGTGCATGAGGGGAATCCCAAGTCCTGTGAACATGAATATGGAAGTTACTGCCTCTGGTCTACTGAGCATAGGGAAGTTATGAAAGATGCTATTGTGAAGAGGCTTAAAGATCAACTTTTTATTGCAAGAGCTCATTATCCTAGTATTGCAAAAATAAAGCAGCATGAAAGATTTACACGTGAACTGAAACAAAGCATTCAAGAACATGAACGCATGCTGAGTGACACCATCACAGATGCTGATCTGCCACCAAT TTTTACAGAAAAGCTAGAGAAAATGGAGAACACAATTGAGAGAACCAAGTCTTGTGAAGTAGGATGCTCTAATGTTGAACGGAAACTTAGGCAGCTACTTGATATAACTGAAGATGAAGCTTATTTCCATACAAGACAGAGTGCATTTCTATATCATCTTGGTGTCCAGACTATGCCGAAAACTCACCATTGCTTGAACATGAGATTGACATTAGAATATTTCAAATCTCGATCAATCCACACGGACCAACTAAATAAGCAGATGCTTGAAAGTCCTACCTTCCAGCACTATGTAATATTTTCCAGAAACGTGCTTGCAGTTTCAACCACTATTAATTCAACAGTTTTGAATTCCCAG GATTCTGGCAGTATTGTTTTCCACTTGTTCACTGATGCGCAAAACTTTTATGCAATGAAGCATTGGTTTGACAGAAATTCATACTTGGAGGCTACTGTTCATGTAACTAACATTGAGGATCATCTGAAGTTCCCAAAGCATGAAGATTCACTTGAGATGCAACAATTATGGCCTTCAGAGGAATTCCGTGTTACAATTCATAATTATTCTGAATCTTCCCAGAGGCAGATGAAAACTGAGTACATATCTGTTTTTGGCCATTCACATTTCCTGTTGCCTGACCTTCTTCATAGCTTGAATAGAGTAGTAGTTCTGGATGATGATTTGATTGTCCAAAAAGACTTGTCATCTCTGTGGAACCTCGATATGGATGGTAAAGTGGTCGGTGCTGTCCAGTTCTGTGGAGTTACATTAGGACAATTAAGAGCTTATATTGCCGAACATAGTTTCAACTCCGATGCATGTGTGTGGTTGTCTGGTCTGAATGTCATTGAATTGGAAAAATGGAGGGACCTCCGTGTCACCAGTTTGTATCATCAATCACTCCAAAAG CTGCAAAAGGAGAACCTAACATCAAAGCAACTGAAAGCACTCCCTGTTAGTATACTTGCCTTTCAAGATCTGATATACCCTTTGGAAGACTCATGGGTTCAGTCAGGCCTTGGACATGATTATGGAATTAGTCGAGACGATATAGAAAAGGCTCCTACTCTACACTACAATGGTGTCATGAAACCTTGGCTTGATTTGGGGATACACAATTATAAAAGCTACTGGAGGAAGTACATGACTACAGGGGAGAAATTCATGATGGAATGCAACATCCACTAA
- the LOC117833351 gene encoding probable galacturonosyltransferase 7 isoform X2 — translation MPPIKMYPKLLLLSRCSLPLCDSSSIAWPFPFFLKQFEDVSKKASSGSNGISAEMSPRSKSKNHAIKSKAKLKGVLYLVKLNNDTFKSNGPDMLKRYQRKDLSWRSKESKTVLRHDTVVNGKENHGQETVHEGNPKSCEHEYGSYCLWSTEHREVMKDAIVKRLKDQLFIARAHYPSIAKIKQHERFTRELKQSIQEHERMLSDTITDADLPPIFTEKLEKMENTIERTKSCEVGCSNVERKLRQLLDITEDEAYFHTRQSAFLYHLGVQTMPKTHHCLNMRLTLEYFKSRSIHTDQLNKQMLESPTFQHYVIFSRNVLAVSTTINSTVLNSQDSGSIVFHLFTDAQNFYAMKHWFDRNSYLEATVHVTNIEDHLKFPKHEDSLEMQQLWPSEEFRVTIHNYSESSQRQMKTEYISVFGHSHFLLPDLLHSLNRVVVLDDDLIVQKDLSSLWNLDMDGKVVGAVQFCGVTLGQLRAYIAEHSFNSDACVWLSGLNVIELEKWRDLRVTSLYHQSLQKLQKENLTSKQLKALPVSILAFQDLIYPLEDSWVQSGLGHDYGISRDDIEKAPTLHYNGVMKPWLDLGIHNYKSYWRKYMTTGEKFMMECNIH, via the exons ATGCCTCCGATAAAAATGTACCCAAAACTGCTGTTGCTGTCAAGATGCTCTCTTCCATTGTGCGATTCCTCTTCCATTGCTTGGCCTTTTCCGTTCTTCTTGAAACAATTTGAG GATGTTTCCAAAAAGGCGTCGTCTGGATCCAACGGGATTTCAGCTGAGATGTCTCCTAGATCAAAGTCTAAGAATCATGCTATCAAATCAAAAGCAAAGCTCAAGGGTGTTTTGTATTTAGTTAAGCTAAATAATGACACCTTCAAAAGCAATG GACCTGATATGCTGAAAAGATATCAAAGGAAGGACCTGTCCTGGAGATCAAAG GAATCTAAAACTGTTTTGCGACATGATACTGTTGTTAATGGGAAAGAGAACCATGGTCAAGAGACAGTGCATGAGGGGAATCCCAAGTCCTGTGAACATGAATATGGAAGTTACTGCCTCTGGTCTACTGAGCATAGGGAAGTTATGAAAGATGCTATTGTGAAGAGGCTTAAAGATCAACTTTTTATTGCAAGAGCTCATTATCCTAGTATTGCAAAAATAAAGCAGCATGAAAGATTTACACGTGAACTGAAACAAAGCATTCAAGAACATGAACGCATGCTGAGTGACACCATCACAGATGCTGATCTGCCACCAAT TTTTACAGAAAAGCTAGAGAAAATGGAGAACACAATTGAGAGAACCAAGTCTTGTGAAGTAGGATGCTCTAATGTTGAACGGAAACTTAGGCAGCTACTTGATATAACTGAAGATGAAGCTTATTTCCATACAAGACAGAGTGCATTTCTATATCATCTTGGTGTCCAGACTATGCCGAAAACTCACCATTGCTTGAACATGAGATTGACATTAGAATATTTCAAATCTCGATCAATCCACACGGACCAACTAAATAAGCAGATGCTTGAAAGTCCTACCTTCCAGCACTATGTAATATTTTCCAGAAACGTGCTTGCAGTTTCAACCACTATTAATTCAACAGTTTTGAATTCCCAG GATTCTGGCAGTATTGTTTTCCACTTGTTCACTGATGCGCAAAACTTTTATGCAATGAAGCATTGGTTTGACAGAAATTCATACTTGGAGGCTACTGTTCATGTAACTAACATTGAGGATCATCTGAAGTTCCCAAAGCATGAAGATTCACTTGAGATGCAACAATTATGGCCTTCAGAGGAATTCCGTGTTACAATTCATAATTATTCTGAATCTTCCCAGAGGCAGATGAAAACTGAGTACATATCTGTTTTTGGCCATTCACATTTCCTGTTGCCTGACCTTCTTCATAGCTTGAATAGAGTAGTAGTTCTGGATGATGATTTGATTGTCCAAAAAGACTTGTCATCTCTGTGGAACCTCGATATGGATGGTAAAGTGGTCGGTGCTGTCCAGTTCTGTGGAGTTACATTAGGACAATTAAGAGCTTATATTGCCGAACATAGTTTCAACTCCGATGCATGTGTGTGGTTGTCTGGTCTGAATGTCATTGAATTGGAAAAATGGAGGGACCTCCGTGTCACCAGTTTGTATCATCAATCACTCCAAAAG CTGCAAAAGGAGAACCTAACATCAAAGCAACTGAAAGCACTCCCTGTTAGTATACTTGCCTTTCAAGATCTGATATACCCTTTGGAAGACTCATGGGTTCAGTCAGGCCTTGGACATGATTATGGAATTAGTCGAGACGATATAGAAAAGGCTCCTACTCTACACTACAATGGTGTCATGAAACCTTGGCTTGATTTGGGGATACACAATTATAAAAGCTACTGGAGGAAGTACATGACTACAGGGGAGAAATTCATGATGGAATGCAACATCCACTAA
- the LOC117833353 gene encoding calcium uniporter protein 6, mitochondrial, whose amino-acid sequence MSLWRAAASRLLLRRSPPLSPSTASSSYALLLHARPFSPPPPRPAPAEAEVTPAEARRLVRLVGVEVLKRRLRDGRDEVVGYSELLDACVEAGAARTHAEAEELARAMDDAGVVLLFRDKAYLHPEKVVDLVRRAVPLALGPENDPRKKEFKQLQEKKEEIDKLAHKQVRRILWSGLGFFMCQVGLFFRLTFWEFSWDVMEPIAFFTTASGLLVGYAYFLITSRDPTYQDFMERLFLSRQRKLCAAQKFDMERYMELQKHCRCPLEGHHPHGPKIHGL is encoded by the exons atgtccTTGTGGCGCGCGGccgcctcccgcctcctcctccgccgctcgccgccccttTCAccgtccaccgcctcctcctcctacgcTCTCCTCCTCCACGCGCGCCCCTtctccccgcccccgccgcgtccGGCCCCAGCGGAGGCCGAGGTCACACCGGCCGAGGCGCGCCGGCTGGTGCGCCTCGTGGGCGTCGAGGTGCTCAAGCGCCGCCTGCGGGACGGCCGGGACGAGGTGGTGGGCTACTCCGAGCTCCTTGACGCATGTGTCGAGGCCGGCGCGGCACGGACGcacgccgaggccgaggagctCGCGCGGGCCATGGATGACGCCGGCGTCGTGCTGCTCTTCAGGGACAAGGCATACCTGCACCCCGAGAAG GTGGTGGACCTGGTTAGAAGAGCTGTGCCACTTGCACTCGGACCAGAGAATGACCCGAGAAAAAAGGAGTTTAAGCAGCTCCaggaaaagaaggaagagatTGACAAGCTGGCACACAAGCAAGTACGACGTATCCTATGGTCTGGCTTAGGGTTCTTCATGTGCCAAGTCGGGCTCTTCTTCCGTCTCACATTCTGGGAATTCTCATGGGATGTGATGGAGCCAATTGCCTTCTTCACCACTGCTTCTGGCCTGCTTGTTGGCTACGCCTATTTCCTCATCACCTCAAGGGACCCGACGTATCAGGACTTCATGGAGAGGCTGTTTTTATCGAGGCAGAGAAAGCTTTGCGCCGCACAGAAGTTTGATATGGAGAGGTACATGGAGTTGCAGAAGCACTGTAGGTGTCCCCTGGAAGGCCATCACCCTCATGGTCCCAAGATTCATGGCTTGTGA